DNA from Victivallaceae bacterium:
TCATCCGAAGGTTTCGGAGTGATCATATGATAAGGTGCAGGAGAAAATAATGTTTTGATTCCCCCTAGAGCGATTATCATCGTATGAGCTTTCCAAAGAATCCAGAGCAAGATGCTTGAAACGACAAATAATCCTAATAGAAAACAGTAAAAAATGGTTCGGAAGCGTACGACCGACTGTTTAGCCATAATGACACCCCAAACGGAAGCATACTCCACTTCATCCGTTAATCCCCAAGGACCATTAAGACTGATTTCACTATAGGAAGCTCTATCTCCTACAACAGAAACATTTTCGGGAATCAATCCAGGTATGGCACTAGCTACTAAACGCTTGATTTTTGAAACTACGACGCTATTGGGATTATCCAAAATACCTCTGTGTTTTATATAAACGGAGGCTGTCATAACTACATTTTCCTCACCCTCAGTGGGGAAGGAAACTTGTACGTTGGCATCCATAATACCATCCATCTTCCTGATGGTCGTCGCCAGTTGTTCGGAAAGACCTTCCTGGTAACGAATTCGTTCTTGCAATTCCGAAGGCACCAAACTTTGTTTAGCAAACAAATCGAGAAGACTTGTTCCTTTAAGACGAGGAAGTCCTGCTTGATTCAAAATAGCCAATGCTTCGGTAATTTGTGAACTCGGAACGGCAATATCCCATAATTGTTCCGTTGATGTTCCTCCCACGGCTCCCGTCGGCATAGGAGATTTTTCTGCCGAAATACCTTTACTTACAAGTAAGACAACGATTTCGTTAGCATCCCTCCCTAATAAACCATGAGCGATTAGCGTTCGGCTATTACACCCAGCATTTAAAAAAGCCAAAGAGGACAATAAAATAATAAAAGAAAAAAAACGACGATACATAACCACGCATACTTTTTTCCCCACCATAGCAAAAGGTTGGATTAGTGCCAATAATGAACATTCGACGGCATTAAATCTAATTTTTTTTTGTTTATGTATTCTTAGATTTAATTTGTTACGAACGGAAGAGATTTTATAAAAGTTATCGTTGGCGGATTAGGTTAATAATTTCGGCCGCATTATAGCTTGAACGAATGAAAGGTCCTGAGTAAATGAACAAACCGATAGATTCTCCATATGATTGATAATAAGAAAAGGTTTCGGGGAGAACATATTCCTTAACGGCAAGTTTTTTTTTGCCGGGACGTAGATATTGACCGATTGTTACTATAGTAACACCTGCGTTTTTGAGATGATCCAGAGTTTGTTTGACTTCAATCTCTTTTTCGCCGAGTCCTACCATAATCCCCGATTTTATACCCATGGAAACATTTGCCTTAGCTGCTAAGGATAATACATTCAGGGACCGTTTATAGGTGGCTTTATGCCTGACTAACGGAGACAATCTTTCCACCGTCTCAAGATTATGATTGAAAATTTCAGGTGCAGCTCTCAATAAGATTTTCAAAGATTCGTCATTTCCTTGAAAATCCGAAGATAGTGTTTCTACCGTTGTTTTTGGTGATCGACAGCGAATTTTGTGAATGATTTCCGATAGGTGCGTGGCTCCGCCGTCAAGTAAATCATCTCTGGAAACCATAGTGATGACGGTATGACGTAGCTTTAATTGTACCACGGAATCGGCTATTCGATCGCATTCTCCAGAGTCCGGAAGAGGAGGAGTTAATGAATGATCGATATCGCAAAACCCGCATCGACGCGTACACACACTGCCCAAAGCGAGATAGGTAGCGGTATGTTGAGACCAGCATTCCGTTTTATTAGGACACAAAGCCTCTTCACAGACTGTATGTAATCGTTCAATTTTTAAATTATGCGCAGTAGAAGATAAAGCACGTCCTTTAGGTAACGTTTTCCTTAACCAAGAAGGAAGGCGTTTGTTTTTTGAACTCTCTGCTTGAACTGCACTATTCATGATTTATTTTTCGGAATGTGAAGAGGTTGTTCATCGGCTAAAAGAGCCGCTTCTGCCCATATCTCCGAAAGAGTGGGATGAGGATGGATGGTCTCATAAACACACGGCAGGGTGAGCTCGTTTTTAATGGCAAGAGCCATTTCTCCTATTAGAGACGAAGCATGCGGTCCTGCCACACAGGCACCTAATATTTGTTTGCTTTCGCTATCGCTTATAATGGTAGCAAATCCTTCAGACTCTTCAATAGCCAAAGCTTTGCCTAAAGCCCGAAAAGGAAAAGTGGATTTTTTAACGGAAAGACCTTGTTCCAGGGCCTTTTCAAAAGATAGCCCTACCGAAGCGACCTCAGGAGATGTAAAAATTACGCTAGGAACAACCGAATAATCCATTTTCATGGGGTGACCTAATATTTGTTCAACCGCAACGATTCCTTGGTGTGAGGCAACGTGAGCCAGTAACCATTTTCCGGTTATGTCTCCTATAGCATAAATATTGGGTACGTTCGTTTGCATACAGTCGTCCGTCAGAATAAAACCGCGTTCATCCGTGATCACTCCGGTTTTTTCCAGTCCTAAATCTTGCGTATTGGGGACTCTGCCGATGGCAATCAATGCCTTGCTGAATGACTCCGTTTGATCGTTTTCAAAAACGACCGTTACTTGATTTTCATCTTCCGTCAATGAAGTTATACGAGCATTGGTCAAAATCGAAATGCCTTCCTTTTTAAAGCTGTTGCTTATGAAAGAAGAAAGCTCTTTATTCTCGATTGCTAAAATTCTAGGAAGTGCTTCTACAATCGTAACTTGAGTTCCGAGGGCTGAAAATAAAGAGGCAAATTCGCAACCGATTACTCCTCCTCCGATGATAACCATGGATTTCGGTAGTGAAGACAAGTTCAGAATTCCGGTTGAATCGATAATGTTTTTACCTAGAGAAATACCAGGCAAAAGTTTGGGTTCGGATCCAGTTGCAAGAATGATATTCTTTGCTTTAAGCGTACATGCGTCGTTTCCGAGAATCTTGATTTCGTTATCGGAATCCAGCTTGGCTCTTCCGTTAAAACACTGTATTTTGTTGTGTTTAATCAGATTTTCGAGACCTTTTCTCAATCCGGAAACTACGTTCGATTTACGATTCATCATTGAAGCGAAATCAAATGAATAATTATCGACTTGAATGCCGTATTTGTCTGCATATTTGATTTTTTTTAAAAGAGAGGTTCCTGCAATAAGTGCTTTTGAGGGAATACAGCCTCTGTTCAAACAAGTACCGCCCGTTTCAAAACTTTCTATAAGGGCCGTTTTAAGATTTTTTTGAGCTGCTCGTAAAGCGGCGACGTAACCACCAGGGCCACTTCCGATTACTACACAATCGAATTCATCGTTCATACAAGAAGTTGCTCCGCTATTTATCGATTTGTCTCTTGTCTGTTGGGCTGGTGAACTTACGTTCGATCATACAATCGAATGCATCGATATAGGATTCACCACTTAAAATTTAATACATTTTTCAAACAAACTCAATATTTTCCAAAATTTTTTAAAGTTTGTTTTCTTTTTATTTTCTTGTCAGGCTTTTTCAAAGATTTATTGATTGATTTTTTCGATGTATGGACTATAATCCCCTCTGAGGGAGGTGAGTCCTATTGCCTGGGATGTTTGGGCGGATGAGGTTCCGAGAAATTCGATAACTCCTGGAGAGGCTATGCATATATCGAAAGAATCCGGTAGCCGGATGTGTTGGCATTGTGAGGGATACGTTGCTGTGCATTTATCGCAATGTCCTTATTGCCAAGCCTTTTTACAAGAGCCGACTTATGGATGTGGTTTCAATAAATCCGAAGATTCCCGGAATGAAGGGATCTCCGAACCTTTCGCGATTCCGTCTCACTGGAGTAATTCCTTGGAAGATTTTAAATCCGAGGAGTCTGCTGTGAACGGAGTTCCTTTCGTTTCAAAAGAATCCTTGTTATTAGCTCTTCTTTTTTTCGGTATGGGGATGGTAACTTTCGGTTTATTCGTAACTTTATTTGGAGGATCCGACGGTTTGACTTTGACATGGAGTCGCAGCCGTGCGTTCTATTGTATTCTTATTGGGATTCCTTTAATATACAAGGGCGTGAAAACTCGAACTGATTGCGGAAAAACAACTCCGATCGATGGTTTGGAGCCGTGAAATCCGTATTTTTCGAAATTTGATATCGAGTTATTTATCTTCTTTATAAGAGAGTAAAGTTATTAGATCGTCTCTATTTAGCATATGGATGACGTTTGCATCGGCGTCTGGGATAAAATCTCTGAAGAGTTCCAGTTTTCTTTGAATAAGTGAATCTATACGTTCTTCAACCGTATTTTTTGCAATTAATTTATAGATGAAGACCGTATTTTTTTGGCCGATTCGATGTACACGGTCAAGAGCTTGGTTTTCTTTAGCCGGATTCCACCAACGGTCGTACATTATAACAGTACTTCCGGCAGTCAGATTGATACCCACTCCAGAGGCTAATAGTGACCCCATGAAAATTTTACAATCGGGATTGATTCGAAATCGTTCGATTTCTTCTTTACGGTTTCTGGTTTTGCCTTGAATCGATGCGTAAGAAATACCGATTTCTTCGAAATACAACTTAAATATTTCGAGCATGGCAAGATATTGAGAAAAAATGACGATCTTTTTATTTTCATTTAAAGCTTGATGTAAAACATCTACAAAAAGATCCCATTTACCGGATGCATGTTTTTTATACTCACCAGGTGTTTTAAGATAAACGGCAGGATGATCGCAGATTTGTTTTAACTGATTGAGTATTGAAAATATATGGAAATAAGGAAGAACCGTATTGGGTTCCGACAGATCTTGCAATAACGCATCTCTTTTACG
Protein-coding regions in this window:
- the lpdA gene encoding dihydrolipoyl dehydrogenase, with amino-acid sequence MNDEFDCVVIGSGPGGYVAALRAAQKNLKTALIESFETGGTCLNRGCIPSKALIAGTSLLKKIKYADKYGIQVDNYSFDFASMMNRKSNVVSGLRKGLENLIKHNKIQCFNGRAKLDSDNEIKILGNDACTLKAKNIILATGSEPKLLPGISLGKNIIDSTGILNLSSLPKSMVIIGGGVIGCEFASLFSALGTQVTIVEALPRILAIENKELSSFISNSFKKEGISILTNARITSLTEDENQVTVVFENDQTESFSKALIAIGRVPNTQDLGLEKTGVITDERGFILTDDCMQTNVPNIYAIGDITGKWLLAHVASHQGIVAVEQILGHPMKMDYSVVPSVIFTSPEVASVGLSFEKALEQGLSVKKSTFPFRALGKALAIEESEGFATIISDSESKQILGACVAGPHASSLIGEMALAIKNELTLPCVYETIHPHPTLSEIWAEAALLADEQPLHIPKNKS
- the lipA gene encoding lipoyl synthase → MNSAVQAESSKNKRLPSWLRKTLPKGRALSSTAHNLKIERLHTVCEEALCPNKTECWSQHTATYLALGSVCTRRCGFCDIDHSLTPPLPDSGECDRIADSVVQLKLRHTVITMVSRDDLLDGGATHLSEIIHKIRCRSPKTTVETLSSDFQGNDESLKILLRAAPEIFNHNLETVERLSPLVRHKATYKRSLNVLSLAAKANVSMGIKSGIMVGLGEKEIEVKQTLDHLKNAGVTIVTIGQYLRPGKKKLAVKEYVLPETFSYYQSYGESIGLFIYSGPFIRSSYNAAEIINLIRQR
- the sctJ gene encoding type III secretion inner membrane ring lipoprotein SctJ, with protein sequence MALIQPFAMVGKKVCVVMYRRFFSFIILLSSLAFLNAGCNSRTLIAHGLLGRDANEIVVLLVSKGISAEKSPMPTGAVGGTSTEQLWDIAVPSSQITEALAILNQAGLPRLKGTSLLDLFAKQSLVPSELQERIRYQEGLSEQLATTIRKMDGIMDANVQVSFPTEGEENVVMTASVYIKHRGILDNPNSVVVSKIKRLVASAIPGLIPENVSVVGDRASYSEISLNGPWGLTDEVEYASVWGVIMAKQSVVRFRTIFYCFLLGLFVVSSILLWILWKAHTMIIALGGIKTLFSPAPYHMITPKPSDDNKETADQEAETKDNEKEVEQEAVVENSTVEAENEDDA